The sequence GGTTCCATTGGTAGAATTTAAGTCACTGATCCGGTATTCTTCTCCTTCTCTGTCTATCCTGGCGTGAATCCTGCTGATGGCTTCTCCAGTGAGGACACAATCGACCATGCCTTCCTGCTTTCCAATTAAATAAGGGACATAAGTAATTGCGATATCTTCCAAATCAGTACCAACTGCACGTAAGTACCGGATACTTTTATCGGCCGTTGTATCGTTTAACAAGGCCGTTTGAAATACTTCCTCATCTCCTGTATCAGGTTTTGGTGTCTTTTCCTTTATCTCTTCTTCAAATGTCAACTGCCAGTCATAGCCTTCCGCCGGTTGACGGCCCCGCTCTTCCTTTTTCACCATCATCTCCTTTGGCTGCCTGGACTCTTTTCTCCATACGGCTAAAACTGCGAAAGCTGAGAAACCCCCGGTGATGGGCACCCCATACCAGAATTTTCGAATCCCTTCCATACCAAAAACCAACCATAAAGCTGTAGCAATACTAAACATAGCTAAAATTGGGATAATGAAAACAACTCCATTCACCTTACCATCAAAAAGGCGACTTCTTTCTTCTATCTCCTCATTAATTGAATACAAAATGTGAGAGCTAAGATTCTCTTCCGTCTTGTTGTCTCTTTCCGTCTGAAGTACACTTTCATCACTTCCTTTTTCGCTGGAACAATTCTTTCCGGCAATTTCAAGGAGGTCCTTCATCCCGTAATTTTCCTTAAGGCTTTCCTGATACAGGCCATACGCCATAACTACACATTCCTTATCCTGGTGATTGACCTTACCCAGAAGATACCGCAGCAACCCGGTCATCTCCTCAGGAAATCCCACCTGTCTACCGGGAACAAGGCAAAGGAAAACCGTAAACTGATCCGGCTCAACGTAAATATATTCTGGCTCCAGTAGGATTAGTTTTTCCTTAAGCAGGTAAGCCTCCAGCCTGTCCAGAGTCCGCCCAATATCTTCAATTAACTTCTTAAGCTCCTCCCTGCCCAGACTATGATATTCAAGAACTCTGTTTAAGGGCTGCTTTGAGGTGATCTCATAATAATATAATTTCTGATTATCCACCTGCTTCACATGGAACTTCAGCAGTCCACCGATCCTGTTTGCCGCCATCATATATATTTCATAACTGTCATTTCCATTCTCCTCCGGCTCCATAATCAAATAATTGTGCTTCATTTCCCGCCTGTATACAGCCTTCATCTCATTCCTCCTGATTGATGAGCGTCAACATCCTAAAAAAATTCTCCGGATCAAACACGCCCTGTTCCATTTCCAGCTTCCAGGCCCCCGCACTTCCATAGGCTTCCACCCTCCTGCCTGTTACTGGGTTTCCTGCCATCTTTATCTGAAAATCATATTTTTTCCAGGAAAAAGGATTACCGGCCCTTCTGACTGCCCACAAAGCAGCTTCATCAGACGGCTCTGTTTCATTATGGCGCAGTCTTTGCACCGTCTCTCCCAATGCCATTGATCCTACAACTTCATCCCTCAACCGGTAAGCTGCTTGTACAGAAACAATCAGCGCCCATAAAACAATTGCCATAATAAAAGCCGCCTCAACGGTATAGCTTCCCTGCAGTCTATTCTTCATAACATCACCAGTCCAATCCACACAGGAACAAGAAATGGCAGAAACGGTACCGTTTTCTTCTTATAATCCCGTCCCCGAAGCCAGCCCCAGACATAAATTCCACCGCATACAATGCCATTTAAAAAAATTCCACAGATCAATAACTTCAGATTCAAACGTGCTCTTAAAAATAGGCCGCTGACTACAAAAAACCAACCATCTCCCATTCCGATTGCCTCACCTGTTAATCGGCTTAAAAGAAGGAGTCCAACTCCTATCATACAGCTTAACAGCCGTTCTCTGCCAATATCTCCCTGTAAAAGAGCCAGAATCAGTCCGGCCATGCCTGCTGCCTGAAAAAGCCATACGCTGACAGCCTTTTCTCTTCCGTCTTCCCAGGCAGCCGCCAATAAAAACACTCCAAATATAATTTTATTTACGCTTTCCACCATAGAGGTACCTCCCTATTGAGAACAGTAGGAGCACGGTCCCAGATGGCGTACCTGGGATAAGGGGACAGCCTCCACATATGCCATGATAGAGGAACAATTCCTGTCACTGTGATACCGCTCTCCTGACGGCATGATATATACGCTGCCGCTCTCCTCTGCAAATCTGCCGCATCTGCTGCAGGGTTTATATTTACCGCCGGATAAATTACGAACAGTTTCTATTTCCTTAAAAGAAATCTGTTCTATATCATTGTATAAGTAATGGCATGTCCGTTGGCGGTGATATCTTGTACTCGCCTTTCCAATGTACACAAGCTCATCCTCCGGTCCGTTCTTTCCGCTGCGGCCTCCCTCCTGGCCGATCCAGGCCCTCCGGCAGCATCTGGCGGTCATGGGTATGCTGCTTAAGCCAAAAACAGAAAAGGGAATTCTTACCCGGTAATCCATAATCAGATCAATGGTCTCTCCGTCCATTAATACGGTGGAACGTGCAAAGGATGCTGATTGAAGCCGTTCAAACCCTGCCCGTCCTTCCACCCGCTTTCTGACAAAAAGAAGGATTCCTTCCTCTGTGAGTCCTTCTAAAAACTCCTCTGAAAAACCATCGATTCCTTTGGCCTGCACCTCTTCTCCCAGTTTAAGCTGGTGCAAAATATAAGCATACTGGCTGACTTCTTCTCCTGCTGCTTCCAGAGCGGTTTGTATTCGCCTCCCTTCCTTCATAACCCCCATGGGAAGCATGAGAATCACCATAAAGAACAGGTAAAGTGGCAGGACCAGGGCAGCCTCTATGGTCAGGCTCCCCTTTTTTCGGTGGCAGGAGGCAGATGATAATACCCTTTTTACAAGGAATCCTTGTTTCATGAAGGGGATTTGTACCTGGAGAGTAACAATTTTTTTATTATTTTTTCTATGGAACTCCTTGAAAAAGGGCATGATCATCCACCTCCTTACCAATTTTTTACCACACCGGGCATAAAGGGATATCTGCAAGCAGCCATTAATATACTTTTTCTGTCCGGACTTCCACTGGATAGGAGGGATTATTTCCTCCGAAAAACATATGCCTTGATCTCACAGTTCCCCTTACTTCCACCTGATAAACGCAGTTAGCCATGCGAAAATCCTCCTGTTTCCTGCATAAATTCATCTGGATCACATCCATCAGACGGTAATGCTGCTGTCCGGATTCTCCCGGGAAAAGAAGAAGCTTTAAATAGCCGGTATAATCAATTCCGTCTTCATCCTCTTTCCCACCTTCGCATGTTCCCGTTCTTCCTAATTCCAAAAGGGCATCTAGGGACAGCTTCCATGTGTTCCTTGACTTAAGAAAGACCACCTTTTTCCCCTCTAGAAGCATTCTCACATCCACAAGCGCCTCCTCAAGCGCCCAGATGCTCATAACAAAAAATGCAACGATCCCGGATAGAGGAGCCAGACCCACGGCTCCGGTAATAAGGCCGGCAAGAGACATTGCCTCCTCTCGTTTCTGGTCGTCTGAAAGAATATGGATTAGGTTCATGCCTTCCCTGATCATGAGAACCTCTAAAACTGTCTGTTTTAAGTTTTCCTCATCTGTTTTCTTTCCTGAAACCAGATATTCCAATTCGTACATTACCTCCTTATCCTCCTCTGAAAGAACGTTTGTAAGAAAACGGCCGCAATACTCCCCAAACAGAAGCCGGTCCAAAAGGCCCGTCTCCAGCACCTGGCCATCTCCGCAGGCAACGGAAGGAAAAGAATCGTCAGACAGAATGCCTTTGGATATTTCCTTTCCATCGGGCAGAACCAGGGATAAGAGCCCTGTCTGTATGAAACCTTCTAACTGTTCCAAAAGTCTCTGCTTTTCCGGGTCTTTCACCCCATTGGAATAAGAAAGAGAGGGGATGTCAGCCTTTGCCCATAGTTCCCCTACAGACCCCCATAGTTCGGACAGATCCGGGCCGTCATCCTCTTCATCATCACTGTCCCAGTTATCAATGATCTGCTCTACTTCAGAGGAGCGCTTCCCTGCCTGTTCCATCACCTGTTTTATCTGTTCCATCTTAACTGGCAGAGCCTCAATTTCCCGCCTTCGCTCCCCATCCTGATTTACATAGGATCCATAGCAAGAGGTATCCCCGATAAAAGCCTCACGTACTTCCTGACTCAATTCAGCCTGAGCCGCAAATAAGTCATTGTTAGTTCCACTTAAGCTGTTTTTTAAATCATCTGCCTTCTTCCCATAGGCCTTTACAAGGGAAGGAATCCGGTTCATTTCCCGCTCCAAAAGATCCGCTTCTCTACGAAAACCTGAACCATCATAATCCCTGATTCTTTCATAAGCAGACCGCCAGTATTCCTTCTGCCGCTTTAAAGAATCATTGATGTCTTCCAATGCCCTTTCCAACCGGACCGCTTCCCGTTCATGGTCACGAAACGATCCGGATAACCGTTTCACTGCTTTTGCTTCCTTTAAGTTCTTAAGCAGGGCTTCTGCACCCTTTTCATCTGTCATATTTTCAAATATTCCATACTTCATATAGTCCAGAATCTCCTTCTTCAAATACTGCCCTCCCCCATCAGTGATACGGAAAAGCTGCATTGTATCCGCCTTTTCCATATCCATGGAATACCAGCCGGAGCTGTCCATATAGGGCTCCATAAATCCTTTCCATGCTTTTTCAAGTTCCTCACCATTCTCACATTCCAGAAGAAAGAGACGGTATTTATCCCAGGCTTCTCTGTGAAACCTGCTGAATACAGAGTCCATGGAAGAATCGGCCGCCAGCTTTAGATAAAACCTGGTTCCGGCAGTCCGTGCGGACTCTAAAAGTCCGCACATCAGGCTGAATATGCATAAAAGAGCTAAACTGAAAAACACTGTTACCTGCCCGCTTTTGCGCATCAATACACCTCTTTAGACTGGCTGTTGATTTCCTTGAATATGTTATCAAGAAGAGTCGTTATCTGCTTTTTAAAAATAATGACAAGTCCGATTAACACCACCAGGATCAGCACTACTTCAATCACGCCTATTCCGTCTTCTTCCTTAAAGAAATCCAGGATCTGACTGTTTACCGTTGTCAGCATCATATCACCTCCCTTCTAATAAAATGACAGGAACGCAGGCACGACGATCATGACCATGACCACCCCGAGCATCATAAACAGAGGCAGCAAAAGTTTGGTTCCTGCTTCTTCCCCCAGCTTTTTCGCCAGGTTCTTCCTTAGCTCAAAGGCTGAAGCCATCTCAAGCTCCAAAGCCGGGCGAAGCTGCCTGCTTCCGTTTTTCTGACTCTGTTCCAGGAGAGTGGAGAGCTTTATGTAGGCCTGTAAGCCGCATCGCCTTCCAAATTCACTGTAAGCCCGTCCTTCCGACAGCCCGCTGCTAATCTGACTTGCTGTCTTCACCATCTCCTCATACGCCGGACGTGCGCTTCTTTTCCCCTGCTTTACGGCCTCCTTATAGCCAGCCGCAATCCTCTCCCAGGCTCCACGGACGGTAAGGCCTGCTCCGATATAGACTACCAGCTTGGAAACCACCTCAGAATAATCAAACAGCAATTGCTGCTCACGTATCTTCGCCTGACTTTTCCTGTCAAACTCTTCTTTTACGTGCAGGAGAGCCGCCAGTAAAAACCCCAGCACCGGCAATATCCGGTAATCCGCCTCTTCAGGCTTAAAATACATCAGCCGGTTCCCCTCATAAACTGAGGGCAGTAGCAGGCGATCCTCTGTCTGCTGTTTCATATCCATCTGGCCTATCCACTGAAGAAAGCCTGCGGCTACTTTTTCGTCCTTGGTAAGGGAGGCCGGGTAAACCGTCACTTTAAACTCATATAGGTCCTCATGGTGCCCATCTGTCACTCTGGCCCTTAACCAGACCTGCTCTCCTTCTTCTGGTATTTCCTCATTGTGAACAATTCCAAAGGAATCGATCACCTGTGGATTATCAGACTCCCAGCTGATTCTAAGCCCATAATTTCCAAGGCTGTTCTTTAAATTTAAACTTTCTCTCACCTCCTCAAGAGACTCATTTTCCCCCAGCATCTGCCGGGTCAGTTCAGGCCGGATCCTTTGAAACAGCTCCTTTGCCTCTTCCGCCCCATACTGCCGCTCCCTGACAGGGATTCTCACCGGTATCTTCCTATCCCCATTCTCCCGGTCAAGCCCGGATACCTGGATATCATATGTAATCTCTCCGTGCCCCGGCCCTGCCCGTTTAAGCCCTCCCCCTTCCGTTACCATCTGCCCGCCCACTGCATAAAACAGCTCAAAAGCAACATATAAGGCAATCCCGGAAACAACGCAGGCCATCTGTATCTTTGTAAAAGGAAATCTCCATGTTCTTTTCATATCTCAATCCTCATAATCCATCTTGAAATCCCCAGGGCAGCGATGTAAATGATCATGCACAGGGTCATAAGAATCCTTCCGATTCCTGTACTGTACATGATGTTAAAAAAGCCTGGAGAAGTCAGATCAATATAAAGAACAATAAAAAAGGGGATCATGCTCATAATTTTTTGTTCAAACTGTTTTGAGGCTGTCATCGTTAAAATCTCCTGTCTTACCTGTACCTTGTCCCTTATTACATCCGCCGTGTGGCTTATGATCATAACCAGTTCACCTCCGCTTCGTTTAGCCGCGGCAAACACCTCCGCAAAGTTCTTAACATCATCAAGGCCGCTGCGGCCTGCAAAATCGGAAAGCGCCAGCTCGACCGAACGGTTCATCCGGATCTGGCTTTCAATATGCTTAAATTCCCTGGAAACCATCCCCTCCTCCCCGAAAAGCAGACCCAATTCCTTTACGGAAGCAGAAAACGCGTTCTCCACAGAATAACCGGCACTTAAGAAGGAGGCTAAAAGAAGGATGCCCTCCTTAAATTCCAGATTTAACTGCTGAAGCCGGCCTTCCTTCAGCTCCCTTTTTTTAATCATAGGAAATATAAAAACCATTGGGACAAACAACAGAAATGATAGGGCACTGCGGTAAAAAATGTAAGCGAAAAGCCCTGCAATTGCCAGGCCCTGAAGTCCATACAGGCACCACTGAACGGGTGTCAGATCATAGGTTTCATATTTCAATGCCTGCTGCTTTAAGTTTTTCGGCGTTTTGAATAATTCCCACTTTTTTAAGGCTTCCATGAACAGCCTGTCCTTCTTCCGGATTCCCATAATCTTCCTCAAACCTGTATAGCGGATTAAGCCTGATTTCTCCGTTCTCATAACCAATTACCTCCACAATGGACAAGACCCTCCTGCTTTTATCTCTAAGCCGTCCCAAATGAATTAAGATATCAATTGCTGCCGCAACCTGGCTTCTAATTGCTGCCAATGGGATATCTGCTCCCATAAGCACCATAGTCTCCAGCCTGGAAAGCATGTCTTTGGGACTGTTTCCATGGCCGGTGCTGAGGCTTCCGTCATGGCCGGTGTTCATGGCTGATATCATGTCCAAAGCCTCCTTTCCTCTCACCTCACCAACGATTATTCTGCTGGGATTCATTCTGAGTGCAGCCCGGATCAGATCACCAATGGACACTTCCCCATCACCCTCACCATTGGCCTCTCTTGTTTCAAGCCGCACCAGATTGGGAATATGAGCAATCTTCAGTTCCGCGGAATCTTCAATGGTCACAATCCGCTCATCCCTGGGGATGTAGGCAGACAGGGCATTGAGAAACGTACTTTTTCCCGAATTGGTCCCTCCGCTGATAAAAATATTGTATCCCGCCTCTACAATGCATTTTAGAAAATCCGCAGCCTCTTCTGTAACCGACCCCATCTTTAGCAACCTGGTCATGGTAATGGGCTTTGGAAACTTACGGATGGTCACGGCGGGGCCGTCTAAGGCAATGGGCGGCAGCACGACATGGACCCTGGAACCATCAGATAACCTGGCATCCGCGATGGGCCTTGATACATTTACCGTACGGTTTACTCTGCTGACGATCTGCTGAATGGTATCCTCTAGCTGCTCCTGACTGTCAAAGGCTCTGACCCACTGCTCCATACGCCCGTTTTTCTCCACAAAGACATGGTCTGCCCCATTTACCATGATCTCTGACACATCCTCATCATCTACCAGCTCCTGAAGGGCCCCAAGCCGCCGGAAAGAATCAAAAAGCCTGCCCCGAAGCTCCTTCTTATCTTTTAGGGGAAGAAAACTGACCTGCCCATACTCCAAAATTCTGCGGTCTATGATGTCATAAAGCTCATCATCAGTTACCTGCTGCCGTTCATCCAGCTCTTTCATGATTTCTTCCCGAAGCTTCCTTCTTTCCTCATCGTCCATGGCTGTTCCTCCTTGTACAATTTCTTTACCGCTTATGGCTGTTTCCTCAAAAGCTGCCTTGTATAATCTCCCAATTCTCCCCATAAGAGTTGTTCCAGATAGTTGTCTTTCCGTCCAAAGCTGCAGTGATAGGGAGGCTTTATTTTCTGAATCCGGTTTTTAAGAGACTCATGGCCGGATGACACCAGGTATTCCTCAAACTCTTCTATCTTAGCTGCAGATACGCAGTCATCCTTTACCGGCATATATACTGCATCGCATATCTCCAGCACCTCTGAAGCTTTCTTGCCGAATTGGCCTAAATCCAGAATAATGGATTCATAAACACTTTTCATGGCAATGTGGGCTACCAGCTCTGCCATCACCTGCCCGGTCACCTGGCAAAGGTCCTCAGGGTATTGCACAGGCGGCACATAATCCAGCTCCCCCCAGGTATAGACGACAGATCCAAGGCGTACCCAGCGAAAACCTTCCTGGCTGTAATAATACAAAAGATCAGACAAACCTCCCTTATACTCTTCTCCGATCAGCCGCTGAAATCCCGAGCAATCCTCAAAGTTTAGATAAAGAACCTTTAAATCCCGGGCCAGAAGCTGTCCCATGGTAAGGGCAAAAGAGGTCTTTAAGCACCGGTTGATGGGAGAATAGACTCCTATGATCCTCCCCGTCTTTGAAACCATGGAATAACCCAGATCTCCAGGATCGTCACAGTAGTAATTCATCACCTCCCGCATCAGACTGTCGGCCGCCTGATATTTATAAATGCTTGGATACTGTCCTTCCGGAGGGACTGCCTCACCGTCAGCCAGTATGATCACAACGGCAGCGGCTATTTTTTCTATATCCTCCCTGGAAACGGAGGAACTAATGAGCAAAAGCTCTATCTTATGGTCTTCCCCATATGCCTTCAGCTGTTCTAAGGTTGTAAATGCCATAACCGAGAACCCGACCTGCTCCTTTTGGTTTACAAAATCCGTGAACCTCTCCGTATACAAAGGGTCCGTATCATAAACCGCCATCACTCTCTTTGCCAAAACCAATCCTCCTTATTTTGTATACTAATAAATCAAGCGGATATGTTTTCATATCCAGTTGATCAAAAAAACACAGAACCCAATGTCCCTAAAAACAGGCATAGGCCTAAAGGTATCACCATATCATATCCATCCCGGACAGGATCGTAGTAAATTGTAAATTTCCCAGTTTGAAATACGTGCCTGATATAGGCAAGAAGACAAGAAAGGCGGGCGAAAAGGCTGCCACTCCCTGCCATTTTGATAAAGGACCAGAAAGCCCCTATAAGAAAACCAAGTCCAACGGCCAAAGCGCCTGCTCTAAACCCCAGAAAGCCGCATATGAGTGCAGTAAGCTTGATATCTCCCGCACCGATCATCCGGCACAGGAATAGTAAAAAGAATATCCCTGTTACAATTACCAGCCTCAGCAAGAACAGAAGGCCTCCAAAAGGATTCTCCGGACCAGGGATTTCAAGCAGAATGCCAAGGATGATCCCTGAAAGCACCAACCAGTTAGGGATACGGTGTTCCCGGACATCATAAAAAGCTCCTGCCCCTAAAATTAGCAGCAAAATAACATACCGAACGATACAATCCCCCCTCTTTACATAAAATTTTAACATTGGAATTCACGCTGGAAAATCAGCTATGGATTATGAAAAACTTTTGAAATGCTGTATGCGGAACGCATATAAGAATGTGCCTTTATTATGCACAAGGGAAAATAAAATGTCAACTGTTTTTTACAAGAAATATTGTATACATACTTTTATATGGTTTTCTGAGAGCAAAGGCTCCTATGTGAATTTATTGTCATATTTCAACAATTTTTTTCAAATTTTCCTATTTATCGCAGCATAAATCACAAAATTATGGCAGCAAAACATTGACGTTATCCTGCTGAGATGATAAAATAATATTAGTTTAATTTTTTAAACCAAAGGAGGAATCCAACCATGCATGCCGAGGATTTTAATGAACTTTTCCAGAATTGCATGCCGATTTTTATCGCTCTCGGAGACGAAGTGCGGCTGACCATAATTAAGGTTCTGGCCAATGCAGGTCTTTATGATGACCTGGGAAACGACGTTTCAAACACCAAAGATGACCTAAGCATAAGACCCAGGCAGGGAATGAATGTAAAGGAAATCACGGAAATGACCCGTTTGTCCCGCCCTGCCATTTCCCATCATTTAAAGATTTTAAAAAAGGCAGGTCTTGTGAATGTCCGCCAGGAAGGGACAGCTAATTATTACTATCTGACCATTGGCGACAGCACAAAAAAACTTTGTTCTCTGGGGCTGTATTTACAGGAACTAATGAACCAGGTTTCATAAATTATAAATGATATACAGGGAATATATGAATAAAGTGCCATTTTCCAGACATACTGAATTTATAGCATTCGGTAAAAATTATAAAATCTGGAGATGATAAAATGAAACATGGTCTATTAAAAAAACATCTGGTCCTGTCAGAGGAAGAGCGGAATTTAAGGCGTGAGATTGAACGTTCCAAAACCGCCATTGATTCCGCCAGAAATCACTTTGAGCAGGTGGTTGACCCAACGCTTATTGATTGTTATATCTACGAACTTAACGCGGCACAGCTGCGTTACCAGTTCCTTCTGCGACGCTTTAAAAGCCGGGAGGTATAAAACTACTATAATCTGGAGGATAAGTATATGAGCAAGTGGTATGATAGGGGAGTTTTTTATCACATATATCCCCTGGGGCTTGTGGGCGCTCCGAAAGAGAACAGGGAATTTTCTGTTGTGAACCGGTTTGGGGAACTTTGTAAGTGGATTTCCCATATCCGGTCTCTGGGGTGCAATGCGATCTACATCGGGCCACTGTTTGAATCCTCTACCCATGGGTACGATACGCGTGATTACCGGATGGTGGACCGCCGTCTTGGTGACAGAGAAGGCTTTCAGGAGTTTGTGTCCCGCTGCCATGAAGCAGGTATTAAAGTGGTTGTTGACGGCGTCTTTAACCATACGGGACGGGAGTTTTTTGCATTTCAGGATATTTTAAACCATAGGGAGAATTCTCCCTACAGGGACTGGTACCGGGGAATCAACTTTGCCGGCAGCAGTCCTCTGGGAGATTCCTTTGGTTACGAAGCGTGGCAGGGACACTTTGAGCTTCCTTGCCTTAATCTTTTTAATCCCGCAGTCAGGCAGTATTTATTTGATACCGTACAGTTTTGGATCAATAACTTTGACATTGACGGAATACGTCTTGACTGTGCCAATGTACTGGACTTTGGATTTATGAAGGAGCTGAGGCAGCACACGGCGGAAATGAAAGAAGATTTCTGGCTCATGGGGGAAGTTATCCATGGAGAATACGGCAGATGGGTCAGTCCCGGTATGCTTCATTCTGTCACGAACTACGAACTACATAAGAGCATTTATTCTGGCCATAATGACCACAACTATTTTGAAATTGCACACAATGTGAAAAGACTGGAATCCATCGGATCACGGCTTTATACCTTTGTGGACAATCATGACGAAAACCGGATCTCAAGCAAGCTATCCAATACCCAGCACCTCTATCCGGTTTACACCCTGTTATTCACCCTTCCCGGAATCCCCTCCGTCTACTATGGCAGCGAGTTTGGGATGGAGGGCAGACGAACCAATACGGATGACTCCATGCTGCGTCCCTTGGTTTCCATTTCCGAAGTAAAGAAGTTTACCTGTCCGCTTGAGGATTTTATCAGCAAGCTGGGTCATATCCATGAACAAAACCCTGAGTTTCATGGAGGCCGGTACCAGGAGCTTCTTCTCACCAACCGTCAGTATGCATTTGCACGGTTTCATGAAAGTCAGGCCATCATAACTGCAGTAAACAATGATGATTCTGACGCATTTGCCGGAATTCCCTGTCCTTGTGAGGGAAACACTGCTGTCAATCTTCTGAATGGAGAAATATTTCCAGTGATTGACCATAGAATCGGATTGACCATACCCGCAAACCGGGGTGTTATCTTAAAGATCATGGAGGGATGAGCGAATGGAAAGTGGCAGAAATGAAATCGGAATGGGTTTTATCACAGAGGTGGACCGATACCTTTATAACAATGGAAGGCATTATGAAATCTACGAAAAACTAGGCGCCCATCCGATCAACTACGAAGGAAACGATGGGATGTATTTTGCAGTCTGGGCGCCTCATGGCAGTCAGGTCAGCGTGGTAGGAGATTTTAACGGCTGGGATCCGGAAGCAAATCCAATGGAATCCCTTGCTGATTCTGGAATCTCGGAAGCTTTTGTCCCGAATTTAAGCGTTGGGGAGCTATATAAATATGCAATCACCACAAGGAGCGGCAAGATCCTTTTCAAGGCGGATCCTTACGCATTCCAGGCAGAATACCGCCCCCAGACCGCCTCTGTTACCGCAGACCTTACGGGATTTCAGTGGAAAGATCTGGCCTGGATGGAAAAGCGGGAGGCCAAAGACCCCTTAGATGAACCTCTCAGCATTTATGAGGTGCATTTAGGCTCCTGGCGGAAAAAAAGCAGGGATGAAAAGGATGGCTTTTATACTTATATCGAAGCGGCTCATGAACTGGCAGATTATATTCTGGAAATGGGTTATACCCATGTGGAGCTGATGGGAATTGCAGAACATCCCTATGACGGATCCTGGGGATATCAGGTGACAGGGTATTTTGCCCCCACTTCTCGGTTTGGGACTCCCGGAGAGTTTATGTATTTCGTAAACTACATGCACAAAAAAGGAATCGGAGTCATCCTTGACTGGGTTCCGGCCCATTTTCCAAAAGATGCTCATGGCTTGGCGGACTTTGACGGGGAGGCCTGCTATGAATATGCAGACCCCCGGAAAGGGGAACACCCTGATTGGGGAACAAAAGTCTTTGATTACAGTAAATATGAGGTGGATAATTTCCTTATTGCCAATGCCCTTTACTGGGTGGATAAATTTCATGTTGACGGGCTCCGGGTCGACGCGGTCGCTTCCATGCTTTATCTGGATTATGGAAG is a genomic window of Lacrimispora sphenoides containing:
- a CDS encoding prepilin peptidase codes for the protein MLKFYVKRGDCIVRYVILLLILGAGAFYDVREHRIPNWLVLSGIILGILLEIPGPENPFGGLLFLLRLVIVTGIFFLLFLCRMIGAGDIKLTALICGFLGFRAGALAVGLGFLIGAFWSFIKMAGSGSLFARLSCLLAYIRHVFQTGKFTIYYDPVRDGYDMVIPLGLCLFLGTLGSVFF
- a CDS encoding ArsR/SmtB family transcription factor: MHAEDFNELFQNCMPIFIALGDEVRLTIIKVLANAGLYDDLGNDVSNTKDDLSIRPRQGMNVKEITEMTRLSRPAISHHLKILKKAGLVNVRQEGTANYYYLTIGDSTKKLCSLGLYLQELMNQVS
- a CDS encoding YaaL family protein, with product MKHGLLKKHLVLSEEERNLRREIERSKTAIDSARNHFEQVVDPTLIDCYIYELNAAQLRYQFLLRRFKSREV
- a CDS encoding alpha-amylase family glycosyl hydrolase, with protein sequence MSKWYDRGVFYHIYPLGLVGAPKENREFSVVNRFGELCKWISHIRSLGCNAIYIGPLFESSTHGYDTRDYRMVDRRLGDREGFQEFVSRCHEAGIKVVVDGVFNHTGREFFAFQDILNHRENSPYRDWYRGINFAGSSPLGDSFGYEAWQGHFELPCLNLFNPAVRQYLFDTVQFWINNFDIDGIRLDCANVLDFGFMKELRQHTAEMKEDFWLMGEVIHGEYGRWVSPGMLHSVTNYELHKSIYSGHNDHNYFEIAHNVKRLESIGSRLYTFVDNHDENRISSKLSNTQHLYPVYTLLFTLPGIPSVYYGSEFGMEGRRTNTDDSMLRPLVSISEVKKFTCPLEDFISKLGHIHEQNPEFHGGRYQELLLTNRQYAFARFHESQAIITAVNNDDSDAFAGIPCPCEGNTAVNLLNGEIFPVIDHRIGLTIPANRGVILKIMEG
- the glgB gene encoding 1,4-alpha-glucan branching protein GlgB, translating into MESGRNEIGMGFITEVDRYLYNNGRHYEIYEKLGAHPINYEGNDGMYFAVWAPHGSQVSVVGDFNGWDPEANPMESLADSGISEAFVPNLSVGELYKYAITTRSGKILFKADPYAFQAEYRPQTASVTADLTGFQWKDLAWMEKREAKDPLDEPLSIYEVHLGSWRKKSRDEKDGFYTYIEAAHELADYILEMGYTHVELMGIAEHPYDGSWGYQVTGYFAPTSRFGTPGEFMYFVNYMHKKGIGVILDWVPAHFPKDAHGLADFDGEACYEYADPRKGEHPDWGTKVFDYSKYEVDNFLIANALYWVDKFHVDGLRVDAVASMLYLDYGRNNGDWVPNQYGGNENLEAIEFFKHLNSVIKKRGNGAMVIAEESTVWPKVTGNQEEGGLGFTFKWNMGWMHDFLEYMKLDPYFRKYNHHKMTFGLTYFTSENYILVLSHDEVVHLKSSMINKMPGLLEDKFANLKLGYTFMLGHPGKKLLFMGQDFGQFHEWDEKNSLDWYLSEEPLGKSLKDYVRDLLHLYKKYPALYEKDYDWEGFFWVNSNDKERSIFSFIRYSKDKKRSLLFVLNFTPVARPDYRVGVPKRGTYTLVLDQDHGLYKRGEKGPSFRSEKMEWDGQEYSFPYQLPAYGAAVFRF